In the genome of Prosthecobacter algae, one region contains:
- a CDS encoding M48 family metallopeptidase, producing the protein MSLSNPWFVIALVGVLGVFHLEFFATLLNLARLGRPVPPDLAEVFPEETREKLGEYIRDSKKVEFTQEVTLLGVLVVFWWSGGFGWLQNWAQSQGHGPVVTGVVVIGLVLLAQTWLSLPFQAWDTFGVEARHGFNKTTIGTFINDHFKGLALMALLGIPVAAALVWFFETQAWAALYAWLFLAGFTLLMTWLSPRVIMPVFLKFRPMEEGELKDAIFALARKLDFPVAEVSVVDGSRRSTKANAFFAGFGKTRRIALYDTLLESHGKEEIVAILAHEIGHNKCRHVPVMMTLNLLEMALMLGLLGWVLKSPGFFAAFGVQGTPVGMGLVLFGMIYKPLGVLTGLLGLAMSRKHEFEADAYAREAVGSHQPLTNGLKKLSHDHLAHPSPHPLTVWLHYSHPPLAERLAALQGNPRAV; encoded by the coding sequence ATGTCCCTTTCCAATCCCTGGTTCGTCATCGCCCTGGTGGGAGTTCTCGGTGTTTTCCACCTGGAATTCTTCGCCACCCTCCTCAATCTCGCCCGACTAGGGAGGCCCGTGCCTCCTGATCTGGCGGAAGTCTTTCCAGAAGAAACTCGCGAAAAACTGGGCGAGTACATCCGGGACTCAAAAAAAGTCGAGTTTACTCAGGAGGTGACGCTGCTCGGCGTGCTGGTCGTTTTCTGGTGGAGCGGCGGTTTTGGCTGGCTACAAAATTGGGCCCAGAGCCAGGGACACGGCCCCGTCGTTACGGGCGTCGTTGTCATCGGCCTTGTGCTGCTAGCGCAGACTTGGCTCAGCCTGCCCTTTCAGGCCTGGGACACCTTTGGAGTGGAAGCCCGCCACGGCTTCAACAAAACGACCATCGGCACCTTCATCAATGACCACTTCAAAGGCCTGGCCCTGATGGCCCTGCTGGGAATCCCGGTGGCTGCCGCTCTCGTCTGGTTTTTCGAAACTCAAGCTTGGGCCGCCCTTTATGCCTGGCTCTTTCTGGCCGGATTTACCCTGCTGATGACCTGGCTTTCGCCCCGGGTGATCATGCCGGTGTTTTTGAAGTTCCGTCCCATGGAAGAGGGTGAGCTCAAAGACGCTATCTTCGCCCTCGCCCGGAAGTTGGACTTCCCAGTCGCCGAGGTCAGCGTGGTAGATGGCTCCCGCCGCTCCACCAAGGCAAATGCTTTCTTCGCAGGCTTTGGCAAAACACGCCGCATCGCCCTCTACGACACGCTTTTGGAAAGCCATGGCAAGGAGGAAATCGTCGCCATTCTGGCGCATGAAATCGGCCACAACAAATGCCGTCATGTGCCGGTGATGATGACGCTGAATCTCCTGGAAATGGCCCTAATGCTGGGCCTGCTCGGCTGGGTGCTAAAGTCCCCTGGCTTCTTCGCCGCCTTTGGCGTCCAGGGTACACCTGTCGGCATGGGGCTAGTGCTTTTTGGTATGATTTACAAGCCTCTGGGCGTCCTCACCGGGCTTCTTGGCCTGGCCATGAGCCGGAAGCATGAGTTTGAGGCCGATGCGTATGCCCGCGAGGCTGTCGGCAGCCATCAGCCCCTGACGAACGGTTTGAAAAAACTGTCGCACGATCACCTCGCCCACCCGTCGCCCCATCCGCTCACCGTGTGGCTTCATTATAGCCACCCCCCTTTGGCAGAACGCCTAGCCGCCTTGCAGGGAAACCCACGGGCTGTTTGA
- a CDS encoding sulfatase-like hydrolase/transferase, with translation MFRHLALLCLLATSAVAADRPNILWLTSEDNGPQYGCYGDSYATTPNIDALAAKGIRFKRCWSNAPVCAPARTCLISGRWAPADGAEHMRSAVALPEGHQMYPQLLRSAGYYCSNNSKEDYNLDKPKAGKKDLVWDESSGKAHWQNRPASQPFFAVFNNTITHESQIRRRPHTLIHDPAKAPLPPFHPDTPEVRHDWAQYYDNITLMDTKLGQHLAELEKAGLAEDTIIMHYGDHGPGMPRFKRWPYNSGLQVGLIMHFPEKWKHLAPKGYAPGGVNEELVSFVDLTATLLSIAGVKPPDYFQGRAVCGEFAKPAPEFIHGFRGRMDERYDLVRSTTDGRYVYIRHYMPQLPYGQFLNYMFQQATTRVWKAKFDEGHLPELQTRFWKTKPAEELYDLESDPWETINLAGSTAHAEIKSRLAQGQRQWLEQVRDLGFIPEGERLAQADKKSPKDVFSTDEAYPVKAVLDAAALATEPSQATPESLAKLLDHPNASVRYWGVQGYLIQGDKTIRTNAPKLEQMLGDNSPSVRIAAAEALISVAESPAVLERSTRALLKCADMETQPYFVAIEAVNVLDRWQSRLKPWQPQIQALPAQAPEKVEKRLKEYIARLHDHLLTGDKVKETGGN, from the coding sequence ATGTTTCGTCACCTCGCCCTTCTCTGCCTCCTGGCCACCTCCGCTGTCGCGGCGGATCGGCCTAACATTTTATGGTTAACCAGCGAAGACAACGGCCCCCAATACGGCTGTTATGGGGACAGCTATGCGACAACTCCGAACATTGACGCGCTGGCAGCCAAAGGCATCCGCTTCAAGCGCTGCTGGTCCAATGCCCCCGTTTGCGCCCCCGCACGGACCTGCCTCATCAGCGGTCGCTGGGCCCCCGCCGACGGTGCCGAGCACATGCGTAGCGCCGTGGCACTGCCCGAGGGGCACCAAATGTACCCGCAGCTCCTGCGTAGCGCGGGCTATTACTGCAGCAACAACAGCAAGGAAGACTATAACCTGGATAAGCCCAAGGCAGGCAAAAAGGACCTGGTCTGGGATGAGAGCAGCGGCAAGGCGCACTGGCAGAACCGGCCTGCAAGCCAACCGTTCTTCGCTGTCTTCAACAACACCATCACCCATGAAAGCCAGATCCGCCGCCGGCCACACACGCTGATTCATGATCCGGCCAAAGCCCCCCTGCCCCCCTTCCATCCTGACACACCAGAAGTCCGCCATGACTGGGCCCAATACTACGACAACATCACCCTCATGGACACCAAACTCGGCCAGCACCTGGCCGAGCTGGAAAAGGCGGGGCTGGCGGAGGACACCATCATCATGCACTACGGCGACCACGGGCCGGGCATGCCGCGCTTCAAACGCTGGCCTTACAACAGCGGCCTTCAGGTGGGGCTCATCATGCACTTCCCGGAGAAGTGGAAGCATCTCGCCCCCAAAGGCTACGCCCCTGGTGGTGTGAATGAAGAACTCGTCAGCTTTGTCGATCTCACAGCCACACTGCTGAGCATCGCCGGGGTAAAACCGCCGGACTACTTCCAGGGACGGGCGGTGTGCGGGGAGTTTGCCAAACCGGCCCCCGAATTCATCCACGGCTTTCGTGGCCGCATGGATGAGCGCTACGACCTCGTCCGCAGCACCACCGACGGGCGGTATGTGTACATCCGCCACTACATGCCCCAACTGCCTTATGGCCAGTTTCTGAACTACATGTTCCAGCAGGCGACCACCCGCGTGTGGAAGGCGAAGTTTGATGAAGGCCATCTGCCTGAGCTCCAGACCCGCTTTTGGAAAACCAAACCTGCCGAGGAACTGTATGACCTGGAGTCAGATCCTTGGGAGACGATCAATCTGGCGGGCTCCACCGCCCATGCGGAAATCAAAAGCCGCCTAGCTCAAGGGCAACGCCAGTGGCTGGAGCAGGTGCGGGACCTCGGTTTCATCCCCGAAGGGGAACGCCTGGCCCAAGCTGACAAAAAATCCCCCAAGGACGTTTTTTCGACCGATGAAGCCTACCCGGTCAAAGCCGTTTTGGACGCCGCCGCCCTGGCGACTGAGCCTTCCCAAGCCACACCGGAAAGCTTGGCCAAACTGCTGGACCACCCCAATGCCAGCGTGCGCTACTGGGGCGTGCAGGGCTACCTGATCCAGGGAGACAAGACCATCCGCACCAACGCGCCTAAACTGGAGCAGATGCTGGGCGATAACTCCCCCAGCGTGCGCATCGCCGCCGCCGAGGCCCTCATCAGCGTGGCGGAATCCCCCGCTGTGCTGGAACGCAGCACCCGTGCCCTGCTGAAATGCGCGGATATGGAGACCCAGCCCTACTTTGTCGCCATCGAGGCCGTCAACGTGCTGGACCGCTGGCAGTCTCGGCTAAAGCCCTGGCAGCCCCAGATTCAGGCACTGCCAGCTCAGGCCCCCGAAAAGGTCGAAAAGCGCCTCAAAGAATACATTGCCCGCCTCCACGATCATCTCCTCACTGGGGACAAGGTCAAGGAGACTGGGGGGAACTGA
- a CDS encoding ATPase domain-containing protein, with amino-acid sequence MASHNHSTANPRCSTGVEGLDVILQGGLPTNRLYLIKGDPGVGKTTLAMQFLLQGQKEGETSLYITLSETKDEIATVAASHGWDLSKLHLYELSTIEEKIRGDTESTFFHPSEIELNRTINALIDEVKRVNPSRVVFDSLSEMRMLADTPLRYRRQILQLKQFFAGRNCTVLLLDDRTSGMHDLQVESIAHGVIALVSTASGYGVSQRQLNVIKIRGSEFLEGSHDLVLRKGGMVVFPRLVAADEKGEFNREDFPSGVQELDLLLGGGLGRGTSTMLMGPPGTGKSTLTVRFVLSAAERGEKSLLFIFDETIGTLLDRAAKLGMDLRPHVKSGLIVIESVDPADISPGDLAHRIRQGVANDSARMIVIDSINGYLNAMPAERYLALQLHELLSYLNQQGVITIMVLAQQGLIGSMQSAVDLTYLADTVVLLRFYEARGEVKQAISVIKKRSGNHERTIREIRVGQEGISLGEPLRELQGVLTGVPTFVDDR; translated from the coding sequence ATGGCCTCCCACAATCATTCTACTGCCAATCCCCGCTGCTCCACCGGCGTCGAAGGGTTGGATGTCATCCTTCAAGGCGGCCTGCCCACCAACAGGCTTTATCTCATCAAAGGCGATCCAGGAGTCGGCAAGACCACGCTGGCCATGCAGTTTCTTTTACAAGGCCAGAAGGAGGGTGAAACCAGCCTCTACATCACCCTTTCCGAAACGAAAGATGAGATCGCAACCGTCGCCGCCTCCCATGGCTGGGACTTGTCCAAACTGCATTTGTATGAGCTTTCCACGATCGAAGAAAAGATCCGTGGTGATACTGAGAGCACCTTTTTCCACCCTTCTGAAATTGAGCTCAATCGAACGATCAACGCCCTCATTGATGAGGTGAAAAGGGTCAATCCCTCGCGTGTCGTCTTTGATTCCCTCTCAGAAATGCGCATGCTGGCGGATACGCCCCTGCGGTATCGACGGCAGATTTTGCAACTGAAGCAGTTTTTCGCCGGACGCAACTGCACCGTCCTGCTGCTGGATGACCGCACCTCCGGCATGCATGACCTTCAGGTGGAAAGCATTGCCCATGGGGTGATCGCTCTCGTCAGCACCGCCTCAGGGTACGGGGTCTCCCAGCGACAGCTCAATGTGATCAAGATTCGCGGCTCCGAATTCTTGGAAGGCAGCCATGACCTAGTGCTGCGCAAAGGAGGCATGGTGGTCTTTCCACGCCTCGTCGCGGCAGATGAGAAGGGTGAATTTAACCGAGAGGATTTCCCCAGCGGGGTCCAGGAACTCGACCTTCTGCTGGGAGGGGGCCTGGGCCGCGGCACCAGCACCATGCTTATGGGGCCACCGGGTACCGGGAAGTCCACTCTCACTGTACGCTTTGTGCTGTCGGCGGCGGAACGCGGTGAAAAATCCCTGCTTTTCATCTTCGACGAAACCATCGGGACATTGTTGGACCGGGCGGCCAAGCTCGGCATGGATTTGAGGCCGCATGTGAAGAGTGGCCTCATTGTAATCGAATCTGTGGATCCGGCGGACATTTCCCCCGGCGATCTCGCCCACCGCATCCGGCAGGGTGTCGCCAACGACTCTGCTCGCATGATCGTGATTGACAGCATCAATGGTTATCTCAATGCCATGCCTGCAGAGCGCTATCTGGCGCTTCAACTGCATGAGCTGCTATCTTACCTGAATCAGCAGGGCGTCATCACCATCATGGTCCTGGCCCAGCAGGGACTCATCGGCTCCATGCAGTCCGCTGTGGATCTCACCTATCTTGCCGATACGGTGGTGCTTCTTCGTTTTTATGAGGCACGGGGAGAAGTGAAACAGGCCATTTCGGTCATTAAAAAACGCAGCGGCAACCACGAACGCACCATTCGCGAAATCCGGGTGGGGCAGGAAGGTATCTCCCTGGGCGAACCCCTGCGTGAACTCCAGGGGGTGCTCACTGGTGTGCCCACCTTTGTTGATGACAGGTGA
- a CDS encoding ATP-binding response regulator, translated as MKSAAPALMQPPNELCAETPPPSIRAYAEGTGREGLGILILAPTSNDARLTASFLEKAGLEPCICLDFNDIRRKVEAGCGALLLAEEVLANGSVIMLADLLDKQPSWSDLPIVIITGTREAWARHRHLSALTPTGNVSIIERPVRPDTLVSTLESAIRSRQRQYQVRSLLEEREKMTSEALEADRRKDEFLAMLAHELRNPLASVANAAALLKTSNDLETQAWSAGVIERQANQLAHLIDDLLDVSRITTGKIRLRRSQIDLAVVLDRACDSARPLITERGHRFTRDYPHGVLWLEADPTRIEQVVLNLLANAAKYTPKNGCIQLLAGRGEADIFVTVKDNGIGIEPKRLPEMFQLFTQGERSIARSEGGLGIGLTIVQKLTEMHGGSVDAHSDGPGQGSSFTIRLPAAAASQSPTLNGEQEPRPIMTSRRVLVVDDNVDSAVGLAKLLTRAGHQVSLAYDGAAALAQAEQQLSEAIVLDIGLPGMDGYEVARLLRQEDWGRQALLIAVTGYGQEDDRQRAMEAGFDHHLVKPVDLIKLKSLLRTGTASHA; from the coding sequence GTGAAATCCGCCGCCCCTGCCCTCATGCAACCACCCAACGAACTTTGTGCGGAGACGCCACCTCCGTCTATCCGCGCCTATGCGGAAGGGACTGGGCGCGAAGGTTTGGGAATCCTGATCCTGGCACCGACCAGCAACGATGCCCGGCTCACTGCATCCTTCCTCGAAAAGGCTGGTTTGGAACCTTGTATCTGCCTGGACTTTAACGACATCCGCCGGAAGGTGGAAGCAGGCTGCGGCGCGCTGCTGCTGGCAGAAGAAGTGCTGGCCAACGGATCTGTGATCATGCTGGCTGATCTCCTGGACAAGCAGCCTTCCTGGTCGGATCTACCTATCGTCATCATCACTGGCACGCGAGAGGCTTGGGCACGGCATCGGCACCTTTCCGCCCTCACTCCGACTGGCAATGTGTCCATCATCGAGCGGCCCGTCCGGCCCGACACGCTGGTGAGCACGCTGGAGTCCGCCATCCGTTCTCGGCAGCGCCAGTATCAAGTCCGTTCCCTGCTGGAAGAGCGGGAAAAAATGACTTCCGAAGCCCTGGAGGCCGACCGCCGCAAAGACGAGTTTCTGGCCATGCTGGCGCATGAACTGCGCAATCCTCTGGCCTCGGTCGCCAATGCCGCCGCTCTTCTCAAAACATCCAATGACCTGGAAACCCAGGCTTGGTCCGCCGGCGTGATCGAACGGCAGGCCAACCAGCTTGCCCACCTCATTGATGACCTTCTGGATGTGTCGCGCATCACCACTGGCAAGATCCGCCTGCGTCGCAGCCAGATTGACTTGGCCGTCGTTCTCGACCGCGCCTGCGACTCCGCGCGCCCCCTGATAACAGAACGTGGCCACCGCTTCACACGGGACTATCCCCATGGTGTTCTATGGCTGGAAGCAGACCCCACGCGCATCGAGCAGGTGGTGCTGAATCTCCTGGCCAACGCTGCCAAATACACGCCTAAAAACGGCTGCATCCAGCTTTTGGCCGGACGCGGGGAGGCTGACATTTTCGTGACGGTCAAGGACAACGGGATCGGCATCGAGCCCAAACGCCTGCCCGAAATGTTCCAGCTCTTCACACAGGGAGAACGCTCCATTGCCAGGAGTGAAGGCGGTCTGGGCATCGGCCTCACCATCGTGCAAAAGCTGACGGAGATGCACGGAGGCAGCGTGGATGCGCATAGCGATGGTCCGGGCCAGGGCAGCAGCTTCACCATCCGGCTGCCAGCCGCTGCGGCCAGCCAGTCCCCCACACTCAATGGCGAACAAGAGCCACGGCCCATCATGACTTCACGCCGTGTCCTGGTGGTGGATGACAATGTGGACTCTGCCGTAGGCCTGGCCAAGCTGCTCACCCGCGCTGGTCATCAGGTCTCCCTCGCTTATGATGGGGCCGCTGCCCTGGCCCAGGCGGAGCAGCAATTGTCCGAGGCCATCGTACTCGACATCGGCCTGCCCGGCATGGATGGCTACGAAGTCGCCCGGCTGCTGCGCCAGGAAGACTGGGGCCGTCAGGCCCTGCTGATTGCAGTGACTGGCTACGGCCAGGAAGATGACCGGCAACGCGCCATGGAGGCAGGCTTCGACCACCACCTCGTCAAGCCGGTGGACCTGATCAAGCTCAAAAGCCTGCTGCGGACTGGGACTGCTTCGCACGCTTGA
- the nth gene encoding endonuclease III, translating into MTKAERAAYVLQRLGQLYPDPPVPLDHTDAYTLLVAVLLSAQCTDVRVNLITPKLWTLGRTPQEMALVPVAEIEKIVKPCGLGPQKAKAIQKLSEILVEKYDGQVPADLEALEQLPGVGHKTAQVVMAQSFGIPSFPVDTHIHRLAQRWKLTEGKNVIQTERDLKRLFPQSAWNKLHLQIIFYGREHCSARGCDGTVCEICTTLFPERKKALKTKKA; encoded by the coding sequence GTGACCAAGGCCGAACGCGCCGCCTACGTGCTCCAGCGGCTGGGGCAGCTTTACCCGGATCCGCCGGTGCCTCTGGATCACACGGATGCCTACACACTTCTGGTAGCAGTCTTGCTCTCCGCCCAGTGTACCGATGTGCGGGTGAATTTGATCACGCCCAAACTCTGGACGCTGGGCCGCACCCCGCAGGAAATGGCCCTGGTGCCGGTGGCCGAGATTGAAAAGATCGTCAAGCCCTGCGGCCTCGGTCCCCAAAAGGCCAAGGCAATACAAAAGCTGTCCGAGATCCTGGTCGAAAAATATGACGGTCAGGTTCCCGCAGATCTGGAGGCTCTGGAGCAGCTACCCGGAGTCGGGCACAAGACCGCCCAGGTCGTCATGGCCCAGTCCTTTGGCATCCCCTCCTTCCCGGTGGATACCCACATCCACCGTCTGGCCCAGCGCTGGAAATTGACCGAGGGAAAAAACGTCATTCAGACGGAGCGTGATCTGAAACGCCTTTTCCCCCAGTCCGCCTGGAACAAGCTGCACCTTCAAATCATCTTTTACGGTCGAGAACACTGCTCCGCCCGTGGCTGCGACGGCACCGTCTGCGAGATCTGCACCACTCTATTTCCTGAGCGTAAAAAGGCGCTGAAGACAAAGAAAGCGTAG
- a CDS encoding 3D domain-containing protein, which translates to MSKKGTRISAVRTTAYTHSESDHIQYGARTAVGSQLKYGSVLRSAAADWSVYPVGTIFQIEGTPYIYQVDDYGSALVGTNTIDIYQPTRAHMNAWGVRHVNIRVIRWGSKSQSLAIMKDRQKYDHVRKMVQRIQRS; encoded by the coding sequence ATGTCCAAAAAAGGCACGCGCATCTCTGCCGTGCGGACCACCGCCTACACTCACAGTGAGTCAGACCACATTCAGTATGGTGCACGTACCGCCGTTGGCTCGCAGTTGAAGTATGGCAGCGTTCTGCGCAGTGCCGCCGCCGACTGGTCCGTGTATCCGGTGGGGACCATTTTCCAGATTGAGGGCACCCCCTACATTTATCAGGTGGACGATTACGGTTCCGCCTTGGTCGGGACCAACACCATTGACATCTACCAGCCTACCCGTGCGCACATGAATGCCTGGGGCGTCCGTCACGTGAACATCCGCGTGATCCGTTGGGGGTCGAAGTCCCAAAGCCTGGCCATCATGAAGGATCGCCAGAAGTATGACCACGTGCGCAAAATGGTGCAGCGCATTCAGCGCAGCTAA
- a CDS encoding SBBP repeat-containing protein, translating into MSLSRLLLPFLLASSLPAAEPSFEWVAAGGGLKNDKTRAVAVDGQGNVFLAGETTDAGSFGELKRESLGGSDFFLAKASPEGKFLWVRSLGGSLVDRGYGVVTDADGNAYVTGHFQSIDAQALGQVLPNAGDYDIFVAKYSPSGDLLWIRTAGGAGYDYGHGIALDAQGDIVVAGALAGEGKFGQVVANAGSSSRAVFWAKYDAGGSLRWVKTTSGKFNGSGHGIGADAGGNLYIGGSGGGKGLAGKLALETTAGQAALVIKTTPEGEPVWVSLISGTPSAGFHEIAVDAAGRVTGAGMFKGSLKLGEKVFKTTGDKDSDGFVVHFSPEGRPLWSQVIQGPAVDYCLGVATDGADRVYVTGEFSVTATLAGQTLTSLGATDIYTAAFDSQGNLKWLLPNGGAKGDNAYTLVCQPDYLILGGGVAGPSAFGKKTMESPAAAEAYAAKLKLP; encoded by the coding sequence ATGTCACTCTCCCGCCTCCTTCTTCCTTTCCTTCTGGCTTCCTCCCTGCCGGCAGCCGAGCCTTCCTTTGAATGGGTCGCCGCAGGGGGAGGCTTGAAAAATGACAAGACCCGTGCCGTGGCCGTGGATGGTCAGGGGAATGTCTTTCTTGCGGGTGAAACCACCGATGCGGGCAGCTTTGGTGAACTGAAGCGCGAATCCCTGGGCGGGTCGGATTTCTTCCTGGCCAAAGCCTCACCGGAAGGGAAGTTTCTCTGGGTTCGCAGCCTGGGCGGCAGTCTGGTGGACCGTGGTTATGGAGTCGTCACCGATGCCGACGGGAATGCCTATGTCACAGGTCATTTCCAAAGTATCGATGCCCAGGCTCTGGGCCAGGTGCTGCCCAATGCCGGGGATTATGACATCTTTGTGGCCAAGTATTCGCCGTCCGGGGATCTTCTTTGGATCCGCACCGCGGGCGGTGCCGGTTATGATTATGGCCATGGCATCGCCCTGGATGCCCAGGGAGATATCGTTGTCGCCGGAGCACTGGCTGGGGAAGGGAAGTTTGGCCAGGTGGTGGCCAATGCAGGCAGCAGCTCACGGGCCGTCTTTTGGGCCAAGTATGATGCCGGGGGCAGCCTGCGCTGGGTGAAGACGACTTCGGGCAAATTCAATGGCAGCGGGCATGGCATCGGCGCGGATGCCGGAGGCAATCTCTACATCGGCGGCAGCGGTGGGGGAAAGGGGCTGGCAGGAAAGCTGGCGCTGGAAACCACGGCTGGCCAAGCTGCGCTGGTGATCAAGACCACGCCGGAGGGAGAGCCCGTCTGGGTCTCGCTGATTTCAGGCACCCCGAGCGCTGGCTTCCACGAAATCGCGGTGGATGCCGCAGGTCGTGTGACCGGCGCGGGGATGTTCAAAGGCAGCCTGAAGCTGGGAGAGAAAGTGTTCAAAACCACCGGCGACAAAGATAGCGATGGCTTTGTGGTGCACTTCTCACCCGAGGGGCGGCCCCTCTGGTCCCAGGTCATTCAGGGGCCCGCAGTGGACTACTGCCTGGGCGTGGCGACAGATGGGGCGGACCGGGTGTATGTGACCGGCGAGTTCTCCGTCACCGCGACTCTGGCGGGGCAGACTTTGACCAGCCTGGGGGCCACGGACATTTATACCGCCGCCTTTGATTCCCAGGGAAACCTGAAATGGCTGCTGCCAAATGGCGGGGCCAAAGGCGACAATGCCTACACCCTCGTCTGCCAGCCCGATTACCTGATTTTGGGCGGAGGAGTGGCGGGGCCGTCCGCATTTGGCAAAAAAACGATGGAGTCTCCGGCGGCTGCGGAGGCTTATGCAGCCAAGCTTAAACTGCCTTGA
- a CDS encoding fumarylacetoacetate hydrolase family protein, whose protein sequence is MKIIRYSDSAGRIAYASQQTDGSARVIEGDIFGDHRVTDTVADVAKVLAPVQPTAILCIGLNYKFHAEESGAAIPEHPVLFMKSPGTVQNPGDAIELPRGLRSDTVDYECELAIVIGKAAKNVSKENALDYVLGYTCANDVSARDWQKNGGGGQWCRGKTFDTFCPLGPVLVTRDEIANPNALGIMTILNGEAVQDWNTNDMIFDVPTIIAFLSASTTLLPGTVILTGTPHGVGMARKPALWLKAGDSVTIEIEGIGSLTNPVIEEVV, encoded by the coding sequence ATGAAAATCATCCGTTATTCCGATTCCGCCGGTCGCATCGCCTACGCCTCCCAGCAAACCGACGGCTCCGCCCGAGTCATTGAAGGCGACATCTTTGGCGACCATCGCGTGACGGACACCGTGGCGGATGTGGCCAAGGTTCTCGCCCCAGTGCAGCCGACGGCCATCCTTTGCATCGGCCTCAACTACAAGTTCCACGCGGAGGAAAGCGGTGCCGCCATCCCGGAGCATCCCGTGCTTTTCATGAAGAGCCCCGGTACCGTCCAGAACCCCGGCGACGCCATCGAACTGCCCCGCGGTCTGCGCAGTGACACTGTGGATTATGAGTGCGAGCTGGCCATCGTCATTGGCAAGGCCGCCAAAAACGTCAGCAAGGAAAACGCGTTGGACTATGTGCTGGGCTACACCTGCGCCAACGATGTCAGCGCCCGCGACTGGCAGAAGAACGGTGGCGGCGGCCAGTGGTGCCGGGGCAAGACTTTCGATACCTTTTGCCCGCTGGGTCCCGTCCTGGTCACTCGTGATGAGATCGCAAACCCCAACGCGCTGGGCATCATGACCATCCTCAATGGTGAGGCCGTGCAGGACTGGAACACGAACGACATGATCTTCGATGTGCCCACCATCATCGCCTTCCTCAGTGCCAGCACCACCCTGCTGCCGGGCACGGTCATCCTCACCGGCACCCCTCATGGCGTCGGCATGGCCCGCAAACCTGCACTGTGGCTGAAAGCGGGCGACAGCGTCACCATTGAGATCGAAGGCATCGGTTCCCTCACGAACCCGGTCATCGAAGAAGTGGTGTAA
- the hisA gene encoding phosphoribosylformimino-5-aminoimidazole carboxamide ribotide isomerase yields the protein MTRFRPCIDLHDGQVKQIVGSSLSDSGGGLKTNFVSDRDPAWFARKYADDGLTGGHVILLGPGNEAAAKSALGAYPNGLQVGGGIRPCNAAEYLEAGASHVIVTSYLFETDGNFSETRLQKMVAAAGKDRLVIDLSCKATASGWTVAMNRWQTLTDLHVTPETLKHLAGCCAEFLIHAVDVEGKCEGMDEALIAFLGEHSPIPMTYAGGIRHLGDLSRLDELSHGRVDGTIGSALDMFGGTGARYEECVAFNRR from the coding sequence ATGACCCGTTTCCGCCCCTGCATTGATCTCCACGATGGCCAAGTGAAGCAGATCGTGGGCTCCAGCCTCAGCGATTCCGGAGGTGGGCTGAAGACGAATTTCGTCAGCGACCGCGACCCGGCTTGGTTTGCCCGGAAATACGCCGATGACGGTCTCACGGGCGGGCATGTCATCCTGCTTGGGCCCGGGAATGAAGCGGCAGCGAAGTCAGCCCTCGGCGCCTATCCAAATGGATTGCAAGTCGGCGGCGGCATCCGGCCCTGCAATGCGGCGGAGTATCTTGAGGCCGGGGCCAGCCACGTCATTGTCACCAGCTACCTGTTTGAAACCGACGGCAACTTTTCGGAAACCAGGCTGCAAAAAATGGTGGCCGCTGCGGGCAAAGACCGTCTGGTCATTGACCTGAGCTGCAAGGCCACCGCCAGCGGATGGACCGTGGCCATGAACCGTTGGCAGACGCTCACAGATCTGCACGTCACCCCAGAAACGCTGAAGCACCTGGCGGGTTGTTGTGCCGAATTCCTCATTCACGCCGTCGATGTGGAAGGCAAGTGTGAGGGCATGGACGAGGCCCTCATCGCTTTCTTGGGCGAACACAGCCCCATCCCGATGACCTATGCGGGGGGCATCCGCCACCTGGGTGATCTGAGCCGCCTGGATGAGCTGAGCCACGGACGTGTGGACGGCACCATCGGCAGTGCGCTGGACATGTTTGGCGGCACCGGGGCACGCTACGAAGAGTGTGTGGCCTTCAATCGTCGTTAA